One Phragmites australis chromosome 23, lpPhrAust1.1, whole genome shotgun sequence DNA window includes the following coding sequences:
- the LOC133906280 gene encoding uncharacterized protein LOC133906280 yields MGNCLVIQDRKEIKIMRVADGSKVLKVPTPSSLKHVQEAIAEPLPSHSISGVLPVKAPAAVADPGAVRVKLVISKQELKKMLEKEGMSLDDVVSLMRKEASDRESQQECCGGWRPALESIPEGSDL; encoded by the coding sequence ATGGGGAATTGCCTAGTGATTCAAGACAGGAAGGAGATCAAGATCATGAGAGTGGCGGACGGCAGCAAGGTCCTCAAGGTGCCAACCCCCAGCAGCTTGAAGCATGTCCAGGAAGCCATCGCTGAGCCCCTGCCGAGCCACAGCATCTCCGGCGTGCTTCCGGTGAAGGCGCCGGCGGCTGTCGCCGACCCTGGCGCTGTCAGGGTGAAGCTGGTCATCAGCAAGCAGGAGCTCAAGAAGATGCTCGAAAAGGAGGGCATGTCGCTGGACGACGTGGTGTCACTCATGCGCAAAGAGGCAAGTGATCGTGAGAGCCAGCAGGAGTGCTGCGGAGGATGGCGCCCTGCGCTGGAGAGCATACCAGAGGGCAGTGATCTCTAG
- the LOC133906186 gene encoding transcription factor TGAL4-like yields the protein MGETSSSSSHSRQDPCVLGSYGFHGAMVNSTPPANFFDQEGATYFGELEEAFMHQVATLRRTQQAATTSTTHHADTTPFPTAATATAATATATPPPTLDIFPSWPMRSLHTPKESSNVTADSTDSESSSKKNSDHKACLDQLGATANMTSQFDQISQQHKNIATMSTQRTGKTLDPKTIRRLAQNREAARKSRLRKKAYIQQLESSKLKLAQMEHDIQRARSQGLLLGGAPTANTSSGAAMLDVEHARWLDDHGRRMAELHGALHAHLPDGDLRAIVDDTLTHYDELFRLKAAVAKSDVFHLITGMWASPAERCFLWMGGFRPSDLLKTLLPQLDPLTEQQVLGLCNLQRSSQQAEEALTQGLEQLHRSLADTMAGAPLIADASMSFMGQMALALGKLSNLEGFVIQADNLRQQTLQQMHRILTVRQAARCFLAIGEYHNRLRALSSLWASRPREILVADEGNCGELSIAAQPAQNQFTAF from the exons ATGGGAGAGACAAGTAGTAGCTCAAGTCATTCAAGGCAGGATCCTTGTGTTCTTGGCAGTTATGGCTTCCATGGCGCCATGGTCAACTCCACGCCACCTGCAAACTTCTT TGACCAGGAAGGAGCTACCTATTTTGGAGAGCTAGAAGAGGCTTTCATGCATCAGGTTGCCACACTCAGGAGGACTCAACAAGCAGCAACCACCTCCACAACTCATCATGCAGACACCACGC CCTTTCCCActgctgctactgctactgCTGCAACGGCTACAGCAACGCCACCTCCTACACTGGACATCTTCCCCTCTTGGCCTATGAGGTCTCTTCACACACCCAAG GAGAGTTCAAATGTGACAGCAGATAGCACAGACTCAGAGAGCAGCAGCAAGAAGAACAGTGACCACAAGGCCTGTTTGGATCAGCTCGGAGCAACGGCAAACATGACCAGCCAGTTTGATCAAATTTCTCAGCAGCACAAG AATATCGCCACAATGTCCACTCAAAGGACTGGCAAGACACTTGATCCAAAG ACAATCAGAAGGCTTGCTCAGAACCGAGAAGCTGCACGCAAGAGCCGGCTGCGAAAGAAG GCTTACATTCAGCAGCTTGAGAGCAGCAAGCTGAAGCTTGCTCAGATGGAACATGACATCCAGCGAGCACGTTCCCAG GGTCTCTTGCTCGGAGGAGCTCCAACTGCAAACACCAGCTCAG GAGCGGCGATGCTCGACGTGGAGCACGCTCGGTGGCTGGATGACCATGGTCGGCGCATGGCCGAACTGCACGGAGCCCTGCACGCGCACTTGCCGGACGGTGACCTCAGAGCCATCGTCGACGACACCCTGACCCACTACGACGAGCTGTTCCGTCTCAAGGCTGCCGTGGCGAAGTCCGACGTGTTCCACCTCATCACCGGGATGTGGGCGTCCCCTGCCGAGCGTTGCTTCCTCTGGATGGGCGGATTCAGGCCCTCCGATCTGCTCAAG ACACTTCTACCCCAACTAGATCCCCTGACTGAACAGCAAGTGCTTGGCCTCTGCAACCTTCAACGGTCATCGCAGCAGGCAGAGGAAGCTCTCACCCAGGGCCTGGAGCAGCTGCATCGGTCACTAGCTGACACCATGGCCGGTGCACCTTTGATTGCTGACGCCAGCATGAGCTTCatgggtcaaatggcccttGCCCTTGGCAAGCTGTCCAACCTTGAAGGTTTTGTCATACAG GCTGATAACTTGAGGCAGCAGACTCTTCAACAGATGCACAGGATTCTGACAGTTAGGCAGGCAGCTCGATGTTTCTTGGCCATTGGCGAGTACCACAACCGCCTTCGTGCCCTAAGCTCTCTCTGGGCTTCTCGACCTCGAGA GATACTGGTGGCAGATGAAGGCAATTGTGGAGAGCTAAGCATTGCGGCACAACCAGCTCAAAACCAATTTACAGCATTCTAA
- the LOC133906184 gene encoding uncharacterized protein LOC133906184 yields the protein MGISKVTGIAATALLITSISLWEMGMRIATFPILATSFIAYVVTFASHNAINLPRILGKNSVGRFPLWSMILFGPFLMLARAYAMVKRFLRKESVYDKIAEGLYLGGWPFLLKHLPPGGPSVIDCTCELPRSSFVPTDEYLCLATWDTRAPAPHQIELAARWACEKRSEGKPVYVHCAFGHGRSACVMCAILVALGIAENWKAAENIILKRRKIKMNALHRKNLEDWSKHRGSQKKEN from the exons ATGGGGATATCCAAGGTGACTGGCATTGCTGCGACAGCTCTTCTTATCACTTCTATTAGTTTGTGGGAGATGGGCATGAGAATTGCTACATTTCCTATTCTGGCCACCAGTTTTATTGCCTACGTTGTCACATTTGCATCTCATAATGCCATCAACTTACCTCGTATCCTGGGGAAGAACTCAGTAGGGAGATTTCCTCTTTGGTCAATGATACTATTTGGTCCTTTCTTAATGCTTGCTCGGGCATACGCAATGGTGAAGAGATTCTTGAGGAAGGAGTCTGTGTATGACAAGATCGCAGAAGGCCTGTATCTGGGAGGATGGCCGTTTCTCTTGAAGCATTTACCTCCTGGAGGCCCATCAGTCATTGACTGCACTTGTGAGCTGCCAAGAAGTTCCTTTGTTCCAACGGATGAGTATCTTTGCCTTGCTACTTGGGATACAAGAGCTCCGGCGCCACATCAAATTGAACTTGCAGCACGATGGGCATGCGAAAAGAGATCTGAGGGGAAACCAGTTTATGTCCATTGTGCATTTG GTCACGGAAGAAGTGCTTGTGTCATGTGTGCAATTCTAGTAGCGCTGGGCATTGCTGAAAACTGGAAAGCTGCCGAGAATATCATCCTCAAAAGAAGAAAGATAAAAATGAATGCTCTTCACCGGAAAAACTTGGAGGATTGGTCAAAACATCGAGGTTCgcagaaaaaggaaaattag